In Candidatus Omnitrophota bacterium, a single window of DNA contains:
- a CDS encoding nucleotidyltransferase domain-containing protein gives MHKTGYQTKEIIKEYKKALQKLGINVKRVILYGSFARGTQQKDSDIDLVIVSNDFERMKLRKRIELLGIAAARIMKPIEAKGYTPKEVKTATQASFLKEVLVVGVSV, from the coding sequence GTGCATAAAACAGGATACCAGACTAAGGAAATAATAAAAGAATATAAAAAAGCATTGCAGAAACTGGGGATCAATGTTAAGCGCGTAATTCTCTATGGTTCTTTTGCAAGAGGAACTCAACAAAAAGATAGCGATATTGACTTGGTTATTGTATCTAACGATTTTGAAAGAATGAAGCTGAGAAAACGAATTGAGCTTTTAGGTATAGCGGCAGCAAGGATAATGAAACCTATTGAAGCAAAAGGATATACTCCAAAAGAAGTAAAAACGGCTACGCAAGCGAGCTTCCTAAAGGAAGTATTAGTTGTTGGGGTTAGCGTATAG
- a CDS encoding sodium-translocating pyrophosphatase, with protein MNLLWLPPVASLLALGFVGYFAYRIIKQPEGTERMKTVALFVRQGARVYLKRQYRTIAIFFTIVFCILLFLAFRGYVVIFVPFAFLMGGFFSGLCGYIGMNMATYSSARTAYAARKGLNASLQIAFRSGAIMGLSVVAIGLIDLTIGFWVLNWYYRSLEPALRIQNITSAMLCFGMGASSMALFARVGGGIFTKAADIGADLVGKVEAGIPEDDPRNPAVIADNVGDNVGDVAGMGADLYESYVGSIIATMALAVAAGLGLKGVSVPLAMAGVGVIASIIGIFFVRAKQKEASQAVLLSALRRGIFISAGLIAVVSYFIIKTTIGRDGHIGVYGAVLSGLIAGLIIGLSTEYFTSHRYRFTRSIAEDALTGPATVILGGLSVGMLSTAVPVITVGIAVLASYYLAGGTQNFNLGLYGVGISAVGMLSTLGITLASDAYGPVADNAGGNAQMTNQPPEIRERTDALDSLGNTTAATGKGFAIGSAALTALALIAAYRDQVGLLGKSLNLSLMNPHVITGLLIGGMLPFLFCSMLLKAVGRAAGKIVMEVRRQFKQIKGLMEGKADPDYASCVDISTRAAQKEMILPALMAIIAPISIGLLIGVEAQAALLIGALVSGFVLAIMMANSGGAWDNAKKFIEEGSYGGKGSPAHKAVVVGDTVGDPFKDTAGPSLNILIKLMSMVSLVFASFIIRYSLFK; from the coding sequence ATGAACTTATTATGGTTACCCCCGGTAGCTTCGCTTTTAGCCCTTGGTTTTGTGGGTTATTTTGCTTATCGTATTATCAAACAGCCAGAGGGAACTGAGCGAATGAAGACTGTTGCTCTTTTTGTCCGTCAGGGAGCCCGGGTTTATCTAAAGCGTCAGTACCGGACTATAGCTATATTTTTTACAATTGTATTTTGTATTTTACTGTTTTTGGCTTTCAGGGGGTATGTAGTTATATTTGTCCCTTTTGCCTTTTTGATGGGCGGGTTTTTTTCCGGGCTTTGCGGTTACATTGGCATGAATATGGCTACCTATTCCAGCGCCAGAACTGCCTATGCCGCCAGGAAAGGATTGAATGCCAGTTTACAGATAGCCTTTAGGAGCGGCGCTATAATGGGCTTGAGCGTGGTAGCTATCGGCTTGATAGATCTTACCATAGGATTTTGGGTTCTTAACTGGTATTATCGTTCACTTGAACCGGCCCTGCGTATTCAGAATATCACCAGCGCTATGCTTTGTTTCGGTATGGGCGCCTCTTCCATGGCGTTATTCGCGCGGGTGGGAGGAGGTATTTTTACCAAGGCCGCGGATATCGGCGCTGATTTAGTGGGTAAGGTCGAAGCCGGTATTCCCGAGGATGACCCTCGAAATCCTGCTGTAATTGCCGATAATGTTGGTGATAATGTAGGCGATGTAGCAGGTATGGGAGCTGATCTTTACGAATCATACGTCGGTTCCATTATTGCTACTATGGCATTAGCAGTAGCTGCCGGCCTGGGATTAAAAGGGGTGAGTGTGCCTCTGGCTATGGCTGGAGTAGGCGTGATCGCTTCTATTATAGGAATATTCTTTGTCAGGGCAAAACAAAAAGAGGCTTCTCAAGCTGTGTTGCTCTCTGCTTTACGAAGAGGGATATTTATCAGCGCGGGACTTATAGCCGTTGTTTCCTATTTTATTATTAAAACCACAATTGGCCGGGACGGTCATATTGGAGTATACGGCGCGGTTTTATCCGGCCTGATAGCCGGTTTGATTATCGGTCTTAGCACAGAGTATTTTACTTCTCATCGTTATCGTTTTACCCGTTCGATAGCCGAAGACGCGCTTACCGGTCCGGCTACGGTTATACTTGGAGGATTAAGCGTGGGTATGCTGTCTACAGCCGTACCGGTTATTACCGTAGGAATAGCTGTGCTGGCGAGTTATTATTTAGCGGGTGGAACACAGAATTTTAATCTTGGACTTTACGGAGTAGGTATTTCAGCCGTGGGAATGCTCAGTACGCTGGGAATAACTCTGGCCTCAGATGCTTACGGCCCGGTAGCTGATAATGCCGGCGGTAATGCCCAAATGACTAACCAGCCTCCTGAAATAAGGGAAAGAACCGATGCCTTAGACAGCCTTGGTAATACCACAGCTGCCACTGGCAAGGGTTTTGCTATTGGTTCAGCTGCGCTTACTGCTCTGGCTTTAATCGCGGCTTATCGGGATCAGGTAGGTTTGCTCGGCAAGTCGCTTAATTTGAGCCTGATGAATCCTCATGTGATAACCGGGTTGCTTATTGGCGGAATGCTGCCGTTTTTATTTTGTTCTATGCTGCTGAAGGCTGTTGGAAGAGCTGCCGGGAAAATAGTGATGGAAGTCCGCCGGCAGTTTAAACAAATAAAAGGATTGATGGAAGGAAAAGCAGATCCTGATTATGCCAGTTGTGTAGATATATCTACCCGGGCTGCTCAAAAGGAAATGATACTTCCGGCATTGATGGCCATAATTGCCCCTATTTCAATAGGGTTATTGATCGGGGTTGAAGCTCAGGCAGCTTTGTTGATCGGCGCCTTGGTTTCAGGTTTTGTCCTGGCGATAATGATGGCCAATAGCGGCGGCGCCTGGGATAATGCGAAAAAGTTTATCGAGGAAGGTTCATATGGCGGCAAAGGCTCACCGGCCCATAAGGCAGTTGTTGTCGGCGATACAGTAGGCGATCCATTCAAGGATACTGCCGGTCCGTCGCTTAATATTTTAATAAAACTGATGAGCATGGTTTCGCTGGTTTTTGCCTCATTTATAATTCGCTATAGCTTGTTTAAATAA